The nucleotide window CGTGAGCAGGGAAAGCGCGCCCGCCGCGACAAACCAGGCTTTGTGGTGACCGTCTCGTGAATTCCCGCAGGGTCCCGAATATTCTCACCTTTGAACAGCGAGCGCGTTCGGAACCCCGGCCTCGATCAACGCTCCGGCCGGTTTTTACGCGTATACCGCGTGTTTCGACAGCCGCGGTGACCGCGGAACCGACTCAAAAACCCGCCCGCGCGCAGCTCCCGAAAACTCTCACCTTTGCGTGCGCTTGCCGCGCACAGGCGCCTAGCCCGCCAGTTTGCGGAACGTTTCCAGCACCGCGTCGCCCTTGAACGGCTTGACGATCCACCCCTTCACGCCCGCCGCCTTACCGCGCTCCTTCATTGCCGGGCTGCTCTCGGTTGTCAGCATGATGACGTTGACGGTCTTGTTCGCGAGTTCGCCGCGAATCTTCTCGACCATCGTCAGGCCATCCATATTCGGCATGTTGACGTCGCTGATCACCAGCTTGA belongs to Paraburkholderia sp. FT54 and includes:
- a CDS encoding response regulator: MSKILVVDDSSTVRDEVAGFLKKNGLDVDTAVDGKDGLAKLKASPGIKLVISDVNMPNMDGLTMVEKIRGELANKTVNVIMLTTESSPAMKERGKAAGVKGWIVKPFKGDAVLETFRKLAG